One genomic segment of Pseudomonas sp. RU47 includes these proteins:
- a CDS encoding ABC transporter ATP-binding protein produces the protein MPEHLIEIRDLRVAFNGQSVVHGIDLDIRPGECLALVGESGSGKSVTAHSILQLLDPAITRIDGSIRYAGEELLGVHERYLRQLRGNRIAMIFQEPMSSLNPLHTIERQLGESLALHKGLAGAAARQRIVQLLELVGIQRPRERLKAYPHQLSGGQRQRVMIAMALACEPQLLIADEPTTALDVTVQRKILLLLKELQERLGMALLIISHDLNLVRNIAQRVAVMRGGLIVEQASCEQLFNAPQHPYSIELLNAEPGGEALCREPAEDLLEVRDLNVRFRLGGGWLRAKSYLHAVNGIDLKLQRGKTLGIVGESGSGKSTLGQAILRLLDAQGSIRFQGEALEHLSGKQLRPLRKRLQVVFQDPFGSLSPRLCVEQIIAEGLQVHSDLDAAERERAVIDVLREVGLDPATRHRYPHEFSGGQRQRIAIARALVLKPDLILLDEPTSALDRTVQKQIVALLRRLQAEHGLTYLFISHDLAVVRALAHDLIVMKDGEVVERGETNTLFHAAQHPYTRELLAASFSG, from the coding sequence ATGCCAGAACATCTGATCGAAATACGCGACCTGCGCGTCGCCTTCAATGGCCAGTCTGTGGTGCACGGCATCGACCTTGATATCCGCCCCGGCGAATGTCTGGCGCTGGTCGGCGAATCCGGCTCGGGCAAATCGGTAACGGCGCACAGCATTCTGCAATTGCTTGACCCGGCCATCACCCGGATCGACGGCAGCATCCGTTATGCCGGCGAGGAGCTGCTGGGCGTGCATGAACGCTACTTGCGGCAATTGCGTGGCAACCGCATCGCGATGATTTTTCAGGAGCCGATGAGTTCGCTGAACCCTTTGCACACGATTGAGCGGCAGTTGGGCGAGAGCCTGGCGCTGCACAAGGGGCTGGCCGGGGCGGCGGCGCGTCAGCGAATTGTGCAGTTGCTTGAACTGGTGGGTATTCAGCGCCCGCGCGAACGGCTCAAGGCCTATCCGCATCAACTGTCGGGCGGTCAGCGACAACGGGTGATGATTGCCATGGCGCTGGCCTGCGAGCCGCAGTTGCTGATCGCCGACGAGCCGACCACCGCGCTGGACGTGACCGTGCAACGCAAGATTCTGCTGTTGCTCAAAGAACTGCAGGAGCGCCTGGGCATGGCGCTGTTGATCATCAGTCATGATCTGAATCTGGTGCGAAACATCGCTCAGCGAGTGGCGGTCATGCGTGGCGGTCTGATCGTCGAACAAGCGTCGTGTGAACAGTTGTTCAACGCACCGCAACATCCTTACAGCATCGAGTTGCTCAACGCCGAACCGGGTGGCGAAGCGTTGTGCCGGGAGCCTGCGGAGGATTTGCTGGAGGTGCGTGATCTCAATGTGCGCTTCCGTTTGGGCGGCGGTTGGTTGCGCGCGAAGTCGTACTTGCACGCGGTCAACGGCATTGACTTGAAGCTTCAGCGCGGCAAGACCTTGGGGATTGTCGGCGAATCCGGTTCCGGCAAGTCGACGCTGGGCCAGGCGATTCTGCGTTTGCTCGATGCGCAAGGCAGTATTCGCTTTCAAGGCGAGGCGCTGGAGCACTTGAGCGGCAAACAACTCCGGCCGCTACGCAAACGCCTGCAAGTGGTGTTTCAGGATCCGTTTGGCAGCCTCAGTCCGCGCCTGTGTGTGGAGCAGATCATCGCCGAAGGACTACAGGTGCACAGCGATTTGGATGCCGCTGAGCGCGAACGGGCGGTGATCGATGTGTTGCGTGAAGTCGGTCTCGACCCTGCCACACGGCATCGCTATCCCCACGAGTTTTCCGGTGGTCAGCGGCAACGCATCGCGATTGCCCGGGCGCTGGTGCTCAAGCCCGACTTGATCCTGCTGGATGAGCCGACGTCGGCACTGGATCGCACGGTGCAAAAGCAGATCGTGGCTTTGCTGCGGCGTTTGCAGGCAGAACATGGCCTGACGTACCTGTTCATCAGTCACGATCTGGCGGTGGTGCGAGCACTGGCGCATGACTTGATCGTGATGAAGGACGGTGAAGTGGTGGAGCGTGGCGAGACAAATACGCTGTTTCATGCAGCGCAGCATCCGTATACCCGAGAGTTGCTGGCCGCTTCGTTCAGCGGGTAA
- a CDS encoding DUF934 domain-containing protein, which yields MQRIIKNNEVVDETWHLLPKDFNIDEISNCDDLIVPLQLWREHSRMLKARDGGLGVWLDADEEAEEIGEDVAEFQVIALNFPAFTDGRNYSNARLLRDRYGFKGELRAIGDVLRDQLFYMHRCGFDAFAVRADKDPYEALEGLKDFSVTYQAATDEPLPLFRRR from the coding sequence ATGCAGCGAATCATTAAGAACAACGAGGTCGTCGACGAAACCTGGCACTTGCTGCCCAAGGATTTCAACATCGACGAGATCAGCAACTGCGACGATCTGATCGTGCCGCTGCAACTGTGGCGCGAACACAGCCGCATGCTCAAGGCTCGCGACGGCGGTCTGGGTGTGTGGCTGGACGCCGACGAAGAAGCCGAAGAAATCGGTGAAGACGTCGCCGAGTTTCAGGTGATTGCCTTGAACTTCCCGGCGTTCACCGACGGCCGCAACTACTCCAACGCCCGTCTGCTGCGTGACCGTTACGGTTTCAAAGGTGAACTGCGGGCGATTGGCGACGTGCTGCGTGATCAGCTGTTCTACATGCACCGCTGTGGCTTCGACGCCTTCGCCGTGCGCGCCGATAAAGACCCGTACGAAGCCCTTGAAGGTCTCAAGGACTTCTCGGTGACCTATCAGGCCGCCACCGACGAGCCGCTGCCGCTGTTCCGTCGCCGCTAA
- a CDS encoding ABC transporter substrate-binding protein, which produces MFKLFHISLLLFGALFQSGARAESVLFLNPGSTQEAFWVSYSQFMQAAARDLGIDLHILYSQRQPELTLAQARLALQGPNRPDYLIFVNEQYVAPQILRLAENSGVKLFMVNAVLTPDQQALVGERDDRIGSLVPNDEEGGYLMMKELIRLHPAAAGTEPIEVLAFSGLKVTPSAQLRERGMQRALAEHPQTRLRQLVYSGWTQERAYEQAKQLFARYPKVSLVWSANDEMAFGAMRAYAETGKVPGKDALFSAVNTSPAALQALVDGRLSALVGGHFTLGGWALVEVHDVAQGVELDRYGGRDRQIPLLQLIDKQHARQMLAMGKSPDYGVNFRKLSAKGQPDSYRYPFNLQTLMR; this is translated from the coding sequence ATGTTCAAGCTCTTCCACATCAGTCTTCTGTTGTTCGGTGCGCTGTTCCAGAGCGGCGCGCGGGCCGAGTCTGTGCTGTTTCTGAATCCGGGCTCGACGCAGGAAGCCTTCTGGGTCAGTTACTCGCAATTCATGCAGGCGGCCGCCCGGGATCTGGGTATCGATCTGCACATCCTCTATTCCCAGCGCCAGCCCGAATTGACCTTGGCGCAGGCACGCCTGGCGTTGCAGGGGCCGAATCGTCCCGACTACCTGATTTTCGTCAACGAACAATACGTCGCCCCGCAAATCCTGCGCCTGGCCGAGAACAGCGGCGTGAAGCTCTTCATGGTCAACGCCGTGCTGACACCTGACCAACAGGCGCTGGTCGGCGAGCGTGACGATCGCATAGGCAGTCTGGTGCCGAATGACGAGGAGGGCGGCTACTTGATGATGAAGGAGTTGATCCGCCTGCATCCGGCTGCGGCAGGCACTGAGCCGATTGAAGTGTTGGCGTTTTCCGGGCTGAAGGTCACCCCTTCGGCGCAACTGCGCGAGCGCGGCATGCAGCGGGCGTTGGCCGAACATCCACAGACTCGCTTGCGACAGCTGGTTTACAGCGGCTGGACGCAAGAACGCGCCTATGAGCAGGCCAAACAGCTGTTCGCCCGTTACCCGAAGGTGTCCCTGGTGTGGTCGGCCAATGATGAAATGGCCTTCGGCGCGATGCGTGCGTATGCCGAGACGGGCAAAGTCCCCGGCAAAGATGCATTGTTCAGCGCGGTCAACACCTCACCGGCAGCCTTGCAGGCATTGGTCGACGGACGCCTGAGCGCATTGGTTGGCGGGCATTTCACCCTGGGTGGCTGGGCGTTGGTCGAGGTGCATGACGTTGCGCAAGGCGTCGAACTGGATCGTTACGGTGGCCGCGACCGACAGATTCCCTTGCTGCAATTGATCGACAAACAGCATGCCCGACAAATGCTGGCCATGGGCAAGTCGCCGGACTACGGCGTGAATTTCCGCAAGCTCTCAGCCAAGGGGCAGCCGGATTCCTACCGCTACCCGTTCAACTTGCAGACGCTGATGCGCTGA
- a CDS encoding DUF2970 domain-containing protein: MDDPVDNKPPTFWQMLHSVMAAAFGVQSGKNRARDFTHGKPSHFVILGILFTAVFALALFAIVKLVLHFAGV; encoded by the coding sequence ATGGACGATCCAGTCGACAACAAGCCACCGACCTTCTGGCAGATGCTGCACAGCGTGATGGCTGCGGCATTCGGTGTTCAGAGCGGCAAGAACCGGGCAAGGGACTTCACCCATGGCAAGCCCAGCCATTTCGTCATCCTGGGCATTCTCTTCACCGCGGTGTTTGCGCTGGCATTGTTTGCCATCGTCAAACTGGTGCTGCATTTCGCCGGGGTCTGA
- a CDS encoding histidine phosphatase family protein encodes MGSIYLIRHGQASFGADDYDVLSPTGVRQAEILGQHLAELGISFDRCLAGDLRRQQHTATSALEQFTAKGLSVPILETDSAFNEFDADAVIRALLPDMLADEPEALDILRNAAQNRGEFQRIFALIIERWLAGTYDTPGLESWLGFVERVQAGLQRILDLADKNQKIAVFTSGGTITALLHLITQMPAKQAFELNWQIVNTSLNQLKFRGREVALASFNSHAHLQLLKAPELITFR; translated from the coding sequence GTGGGCAGTATCTATTTGATTCGACATGGCCAGGCCTCCTTTGGTGCAGACGACTATGACGTCCTGTCGCCGACCGGTGTGCGTCAGGCAGAAATCCTCGGTCAGCACCTCGCTGAACTGGGGATCAGCTTCGATCGCTGCCTCGCCGGAGACCTGCGTCGTCAGCAGCACACGGCCACCAGCGCGCTGGAACAGTTCACCGCCAAAGGTCTGTCGGTGCCGATCCTGGAAACCGATTCTGCCTTCAACGAATTCGATGCCGACGCGGTGATTCGCGCCCTTCTCCCGGACATGCTGGCGGACGAGCCGGAAGCCCTCGACATCTTGCGCAACGCCGCACAGAACCGTGGCGAATTCCAACGTATTTTCGCCCTGATCATCGAACGCTGGCTGGCCGGCACTTACGACACGCCCGGGCTGGAAAGCTGGCTGGGTTTCGTCGAACGCGTCCAGGCCGGGCTGCAGCGGATTCTCGATCTGGCCGATAAAAACCAGAAAATCGCCGTGTTCACCTCCGGCGGCACCATCACTGCCCTGCTCCACCTCATTACGCAAATGCCTGCGAAACAGGCCTTTGAATTGAACTGGCAAATCGTCAACACCTCGCTCAACCAGCTGAAGTTCCGCGGTCGCGAGGTGGCTTTGGCCTCCTTCAACAGTCATGCGCATCTGCAGCTGTTGAAGGCTCCGGAACTCATCACTTTCCGCTGA
- a CDS encoding nitrite/sulfite reductase, with protein MYVYDEYDQRIIEDRVKQFRDQTRRYLAGELSEEEFRPLRLQNGLYIQRFAPMLRVAVPYGQLTSRQTRMMAKIARDYDKGYAHISTRQNVQFNWPAVEDIPDILAELATVQMHAIQTSGNCLRNVTTDQFAGVAADEVIDPRPWCEIVRQWTTFHPEFAYLPRKFKIAVNGSTADRAAIEVHDIGLEPVHNAAGELGFRVLVGGGLGRTPVVGAFINEFLPWQDLLSYLDAILRVYNRYGRRDNKYKARIKILVKALTPEVFAQKVDAEMEHLRGGQTTLTDAELQRVAKHFVDPDYKALENQTAQLADLDKEHPGFARWRTRNTLAHKKPGYVAVTLSLKPTGVAPGDITDKQLDAVADLADRYSFGQLRTSHEQNIILADVEQSQLFTLWGELREGGFATPNIGLLTDIICCPGGDFCSLANAKSIPIAESIQRRFDDLDYLFDIGELDLNISGCMNACGHHHVGHIGILGVDKKGEEFYQVSLGGSASRDASLGKILGPSFAQEAMPDVISKLIDVYVEQRTEDERFIDTYQRIGIDLFKERVYAANH; from the coding sequence ATGTACGTATACGACGAGTACGATCAGCGGATCATCGAGGACCGCGTCAAGCAGTTCCGTGATCAGACCCGACGCTATCTGGCAGGTGAGCTGAGCGAAGAAGAATTCCGCCCCCTGCGCCTGCAAAATGGCCTCTACATCCAGCGCTTCGCGCCGATGTTGCGTGTGGCGGTGCCTTACGGCCAGCTGACTTCGCGTCAGACGCGCATGATGGCCAAGATTGCCCGCGACTACGACAAGGGCTACGCCCACATCAGTACGCGGCAGAACGTGCAGTTCAACTGGCCGGCGGTGGAAGACATCCCGGACATTCTGGCTGAACTGGCCACCGTGCAGATGCACGCGATCCAGACCAGCGGCAACTGCCTGCGCAACGTCACCACCGACCAGTTCGCCGGCGTCGCCGCCGACGAAGTGATCGACCCGCGCCCATGGTGCGAAATCGTCCGCCAGTGGACTACATTCCACCCGGAATTCGCCTACCTGCCGCGTAAATTCAAGATCGCCGTCAACGGTTCGACCGCTGACCGTGCCGCCATTGAAGTCCACGACATTGGCCTTGAGCCGGTGCACAACGCCGCTGGCGAACTGGGTTTCCGCGTGCTGGTGGGCGGTGGCCTCGGTCGTACGCCGGTGGTTGGCGCGTTCATCAACGAGTTCCTGCCGTGGCAGGACCTGCTGAGCTACCTCGACGCCATCCTGCGCGTGTACAACCGCTACGGCCGTCGCGACAACAAATACAAGGCGCGGATCAAGATCCTCGTCAAAGCCCTCACGCCTGAAGTGTTTGCGCAGAAAGTCGATGCGGAAATGGAACACCTGCGCGGTGGCCAGACCACACTGACCGACGCTGAACTGCAGCGCGTGGCCAAGCACTTCGTCGACCCGGACTACAAAGCGCTGGAAAACCAGACCGCGCAACTCGCCGATCTCGACAAAGAGCATCCGGGTTTCGCTCGCTGGCGCACCCGCAACACCCTGGCGCACAAAAAGCCGGGTTATGTCGCCGTGACCCTGTCGCTGAAGCCGACCGGCGTTGCCCCGGGCGACATCACTGACAAGCAGCTCGATGCCGTCGCCGATCTGGCCGACCGCTACAGCTTCGGTCAGCTGCGCACCTCGCACGAGCAGAACATCATTCTTGCCGACGTCGAGCAAAGCCAACTGTTCACCCTCTGGGGCGAACTGCGTGAAGGCGGTTTCGCCACGCCGAACATCGGCCTGCTGACCGACATCATCTGCTGCCCTGGCGGTGATTTCTGCTCGCTGGCCAACGCCAAGTCGATCCCGATTGCCGAATCGATCCAGCGCCGCTTCGATGATCTCGACTACCTGTTCGACATCGGTGAGCTGGACCTGAACATCTCCGGTTGCATGAACGCCTGCGGTCACCACCACGTCGGCCACATCGGCATCCTCGGCGTCGACAAGAAAGGCGAAGAGTTCTATCAGGTCTCCCTCGGCGGCAGTGCCAGCCGTGATGCGAGCCTGGGCAAGATCCTCGGCCCGTCCTTCGCTCAGGAAGCCATGCCTGACGTGATCTCGAAGCTGATCGACGTGTACGTTGAACAACGTACCGAAGACGAGCGCTTCATCGACACCTACCAGCGTATTGGCATCGACCTCTTCAAGGAACGCGTCTATGCAGCGAATCATTAA
- the sohB gene encoding protease SohB has product MEFFTEYASFLAKTVTLVIAILVVLASFAALRSKGRRKSAGQLQVSKLNDFYKGLRERLEQTLLDKDQLKALRKGEAKSEKSEKKQKNKPEAKPRVFVLDFDGDIKASATESLRHEITALLTLATSKDEVVLRLESGGGMVHSYGLASSQLARIREAGVPLTVCIDKVAASGGYMMACIGEKIISAPFAILGSIGVVAQLPNVNRLLKKHDIDFEVLTAGEYKRTLTVFGENTEKGREKFQEDLDITHQLFKNFVARYRPQLAIDDVATGEVWLGVAALDKQLVDELKTSDEYLADRAKKAEVYHLHYAERKSLQERIGMAASGSVDRVLLSWWSRLTQQRFW; this is encoded by the coding sequence GTGGAGTTTTTCACCGAATACGCCAGCTTCCTGGCCAAGACCGTCACGTTGGTGATAGCCATTCTGGTAGTGCTCGCCAGTTTTGCTGCATTGCGCAGCAAAGGCCGGCGCAAATCTGCCGGTCAGTTGCAGGTCAGCAAGCTCAATGATTTCTACAAGGGCCTGCGCGAGCGGCTGGAGCAGACCTTGCTCGACAAGGATCAGCTCAAGGCCTTGCGCAAGGGCGAAGCCAAGTCCGAGAAAAGCGAGAAGAAGCAGAAGAACAAGCCCGAGGCCAAACCTCGTGTGTTCGTGCTGGATTTCGACGGCGACATCAAAGCCTCGGCCACCGAGAGCCTGCGCCATGAAATCACCGCACTGCTGACCCTCGCCACGTCGAAAGACGAAGTCGTCCTGCGCCTGGAAAGCGGCGGCGGCATGGTCCACAGCTACGGCCTGGCGTCGTCGCAACTGGCGCGTATTCGCGAAGCCGGCGTGCCGTTGACCGTGTGCATCGACAAGGTCGCAGCCAGCGGCGGCTACATGATGGCGTGCATCGGCGAGAAGATCATCAGCGCGCCGTTCGCGATCCTCGGTTCGATCGGTGTTGTGGCGCAATTGCCTAACGTCAATCGCTTGCTGAAGAAGCACGATATCGACTTTGAAGTCCTCACCGCCGGCGAGTACAAACGTACCCTGACCGTGTTTGGCGAAAACACCGAGAAGGGCCGGGAGAAGTTCCAGGAAGACCTGGACATCACTCATCAGCTGTTCAAGAACTTCGTCGCCCGCTATCGCCCGCAACTGGCGATTGACGATGTGGCCACTGGTGAAGTCTGGCTCGGCGTCGCGGCGCTGGATAAACAACTGGTCGATGAACTCAAGACCAGTGATGAATACTTGGCAGATCGGGCAAAGAAGGCCGAGGTCTATCACCTGCACTATGCCGAGCGCAAAAGCTTGCAAGAGCGCATTGGCATGGCCGCCAGCGGTTCAGTCGACCGCGTGCTGCTGAGCTGGTGGAGCCGCTTGACCCAGCAGCGCTTCTGGTAA
- a CDS encoding SCP2 sterol-binding domain-containing protein, which produces MTSVADAVKAMQAKFNPAAAAGLDLVFGFNITDEDKQYSLIVKDGTCDIQEGENPDANCTLVLDSETLKGIVSGETDGMQAFMGGKLRVEGDMMLSMKLSELFPS; this is translated from the coding sequence ATGACCTCCGTAGCCGATGCCGTAAAAGCAATGCAAGCCAAGTTCAACCCAGCCGCTGCTGCCGGTCTGGATCTGGTCTTCGGTTTCAACATCACTGACGAAGACAAGCAGTACTCGCTGATCGTCAAAGACGGCACCTGCGACATCCAGGAAGGCGAAAACCCGGACGCCAACTGCACGCTGGTGCTGGACAGCGAAACCCTGAAAGGTATCGTCAGCGGCGAAACCGACGGCATGCAGGCGTTCATGGGCGGCAAGCTGCGCGTTGAAGGCGACATGATGCTGTCGATGAAACTGTCCGAGCTGTTCCCGTCGTAA